The Ornithodoros turicata isolate Travis chromosome 7, ASM3712646v1, whole genome shotgun sequence genome includes a region encoding these proteins:
- the LOC135399985 gene encoding 3-oxoacyl-[acyl-carrier-protein] reductase FabG-like: protein MPGGMIKLAGKVAVITGASSGIGSATAKLFAQLGAQLSVTGRNAQKLQSVAKTCQENSPANSKVLVHTGDLTSPEFVESIIASTSKKFGKIDILVNSAGIIGTGTIESTSLEQYDAMFNINVRSVYYITMLAVPHLIMSKGNIVNVSSVTGIRSFPNILAYCMSKSAIDQMTRCTALELASKQVRVNAVNPGVILTELQKRGGMSDEQYAAFLEHSKTTHPIGRVGDPDEVAATIAFLASDAASFITGATLPVDGGRHATCAR from the exons ATGCCAGGGGGCATGATCAAGCTGGCCGGGAAAGTAGCCGTCATAACTG GAGCATCATCCGGGATCGGATCAGCCACGGCCAAGTTGTTTGCCCAATTAGGAGCCCAGCTTTCTGTCACTGGAAGGAATGCACAGAAGCTGCAATCTGTAGCAAAAACCTGTCAAGAAAACTCGCCGGCAAACTCGAAG GTGCTAGTCCATACTGGTGATTTGACATCACCAGAGTTTGTAGAGTCAATCATTGCATCTACTAGCAAGAAATTTGGGAAGATAGATATTCTG GTAAATAGTGCTGGTATCATAGGAACAGGAACAATAGAATCCACTTCTCTGGAGCAGTACGACGCCATGTTTAACATAAATGTCCG GTCTGTGTATTACATTACGATGCTTGCCGTACCACATTTGATTATGAGCAAAGGTAACATTGTGAATGTTTCAAGTGTCACAGGGATACGATCG TTCCCAAACATCTTAGCTTACTGCATGTCGAAAAGCGCCATCGACCAGATGACAAGGTGCACAGCATTAG AACTAGCAAGCAAACAAGTTAGGGTAAATGCAGTCAA TCCCGGTGTGATTTTAACGGAACTGCAGAAACGTGGTGGGATGTCAGATGAACAGTATGCAGCT TTCCTGGAGCACAGCAAAACGACCCACCCCATTGGACGGGTAGGCGATCCTGATGAAGTGGCCGCAACTATAGCATTTTTGGCATCTGATGCAGCGTCATTCATCACAGGAGCCACCCTGCCCGTAGATGGTGGCAGGCATGCCACTTGCGCCAGATGA
- the LOC135401359 gene encoding cyclic AMP response element-binding protein A-like isoform X2, translating to MEGLEVDRSLYDIGESDLKDLWASDSFETPMVDMSSESDWSHILDNPIILHDRMMSDAVQSPRIQSEHSYSLTSSDEGPDSPLSITPHIKIEDMESECFPAVPVSTATGQSDLANVVVKQEPLSPPPASRPLSPPLAAQSPPPRKAKLLASAVAQHQQSLLKQPTIVLAARPERHLLLPKVNIKVEPSSGFVLPPTPPSSHGSDSDGSLSPVHSNPSPTSFADTPSTSSGHGSTFSQQSSSTSSSGSTSHHHSSSTSSSMSRRSQSHSRVAVTSSSSSSSSRGSTGNGGSQLISNQAKGATGVLLLTEEEKRTLLAEGYPIPQRLPLTKAEERSLKKIRRKIKNKISAQESRRKKKEYMDSLEKKVETLTSENQEYKKRLELLENNNRTLMSQLQRLQVLLGEAPSKGNHSVPTQSTTVHMDLETDDEPVDVI from the exons CCCATGGTGGACATGAGCTCGGAGTCGGACTGGTCTCACATCTTGGACAATCCCATCATTCTCCACGATCGCATGATGTCGGACGCAGTCCAGTCGCCGCGCATCCAGTCAGAACACTCTTATTCCCTGACGTCTAGCGACGAAGGTCCCGACTCTCCACTCTCCATCACACCACACATCAAAATCGAAG ACATGGAGTCTGAGTGCTTTCCCGCTGTCCCCGTGTCCACAGCGACGGGTCAGTCCGACCTGGCCAATGTAGTGGTGAAACAGGAACCCTTATCGCCCCCTCCAGCATCTCGTCCACTGAGCCCTCCTCTGGCAGCACAGTCACCTCCGCCTCGTAAGGCAAAGTTGCTGGCATCAGCAGTGGCCCAGCATCAACAGAGTCTGCTCAAACAGCCCACCATCGTGTTGGCAGCCAGGCCTGAGCGCCATCTTCTGCTTCCAAAGGTCAACATCAAGGTAGAGCCAT CCTCAGGATTCGTGCTGCCGCCGACGCCACCGTCGAGCCACGGCAGCGACTCAGACGGCAGCCTCTCTCCCGTGCACAGCAATCCATCTCCCACATCCTTCGCCGACACACCATCGACGTCTTCAGGCCATGGGTCGACCTTTTCACAACAGTCTTCATCTACGTCATCAAGCGGGTCGACCTCCCACCACCACTCATCGTCAACGTCATCGTCGATGAGCCGACGCAGCCAGTCACACTCACGCGTCGCCGTCacgtcatcgtcatcttcatcatCGTCGCGGGGATCCACGGGAAATGGGGGATCACAGCTCATCAGTAACCAAGCG AAGGGTGCCACTGGTGTATTACTCTTGACGGAAGAAGAGAAGAGGACACTGCTGGCAGAAGGATACCCCATTCCGCAGCGATTACCATTAACCAAAGCTGAGGAACGGTCACTCAAGAAGATTCGTcgaaaaattaaaaacaaa ATATCTGCTCAGGAGAGCCGACGAAAGAAGAAGGAATACATGGATTCCTtagaaaaaaa GGTTGAGACATTAACGAGTGAGAATCAAGAATACAAGAAGAGGCTGGAGCTGCTGGAGAATAACAATAG GACATTAATGTCACAGCTGCAAAGGCTGCaggtgctgcttggggaagctCCGAGTAAGGGAAATCACTCTGTGCCAACACAGTCCACAACAGTG CACATGGACTTGGAAACAGATGATGAACCTGTAGACGTAATTTAA
- the LOC135401359 gene encoding cyclic AMP response element-binding protein A-like isoform X3, whose product MDLKMDVFEEPMVDMSSESDWSHILDNPIILHDRMMSDAVQSPRIQSEHSYSLTSSDEGPDSPLSITPHIKIEDMESECFPAVPVSTATGQSDLANVVVKQEPLSPPPASRPLSPPLAAQSPPPRKAKLLASAVAQHQQSLLKQPTIVLAARPERHLLLPKVNIKVEPSSGFVLPPTPPSSHGSDSDGSLSPVHSNPSPTSFADTPSTSSGHGSTFSQQSSSTSSSGSTSHHHSSSTSSSMSRRSQSHSRVAVTSSSSSSSSRGSTGNGGSQLISNQAKGATGVLLLTEEEKRTLLAEGYPIPQRLPLTKAEERSLKKIRRKIKNKISAQESRRKKKEYMDSLEKKVETLTSENQEYKKRLELLENNNRTLMSQLQRLQVLLGEAPSKGNHSVPTQSTTVHMDLETDDEPVDVI is encoded by the exons CCCATGGTGGACATGAGCTCGGAGTCGGACTGGTCTCACATCTTGGACAATCCCATCATTCTCCACGATCGCATGATGTCGGACGCAGTCCAGTCGCCGCGCATCCAGTCAGAACACTCTTATTCCCTGACGTCTAGCGACGAAGGTCCCGACTCTCCACTCTCCATCACACCACACATCAAAATCGAAG ACATGGAGTCTGAGTGCTTTCCCGCTGTCCCCGTGTCCACAGCGACGGGTCAGTCCGACCTGGCCAATGTAGTGGTGAAACAGGAACCCTTATCGCCCCCTCCAGCATCTCGTCCACTGAGCCCTCCTCTGGCAGCACAGTCACCTCCGCCTCGTAAGGCAAAGTTGCTGGCATCAGCAGTGGCCCAGCATCAACAGAGTCTGCTCAAACAGCCCACCATCGTGTTGGCAGCCAGGCCTGAGCGCCATCTTCTGCTTCCAAAGGTCAACATCAAGGTAGAGCCAT CCTCAGGATTCGTGCTGCCGCCGACGCCACCGTCGAGCCACGGCAGCGACTCAGACGGCAGCCTCTCTCCCGTGCACAGCAATCCATCTCCCACATCCTTCGCCGACACACCATCGACGTCTTCAGGCCATGGGTCGACCTTTTCACAACAGTCTTCATCTACGTCATCAAGCGGGTCGACCTCCCACCACCACTCATCGTCAACGTCATCGTCGATGAGCCGACGCAGCCAGTCACACTCACGCGTCGCCGTCacgtcatcgtcatcttcatcatCGTCGCGGGGATCCACGGGAAATGGGGGATCACAGCTCATCAGTAACCAAGCG AAGGGTGCCACTGGTGTATTACTCTTGACGGAAGAAGAGAAGAGGACACTGCTGGCAGAAGGATACCCCATTCCGCAGCGATTACCATTAACCAAAGCTGAGGAACGGTCACTCAAGAAGATTCGTcgaaaaattaaaaacaaa ATATCTGCTCAGGAGAGCCGACGAAAGAAGAAGGAATACATGGATTCCTtagaaaaaaa GGTTGAGACATTAACGAGTGAGAATCAAGAATACAAGAAGAGGCTGGAGCTGCTGGAGAATAACAATAG GACATTAATGTCACAGCTGCAAAGGCTGCaggtgctgcttggggaagctCCGAGTAAGGGAAATCACTCTGTGCCAACACAGTCCACAACAGTG CACATGGACTTGGAAACAGATGATGAACCTGTAGACGTAATTTAA